From the Nostoc sp. PCC 7107 genome, the window TTTAGGACAATTTGAAAGCTTGAATGCCAGGAATAGTAAGACTTTTCCTCCTACCTTCTGCTATGGCAATGAATATCTGGCGCAGTTCAACCTACATTTTTTACACAAGGAGATGTTTATGAATAGCGTTTTACACTTACAAGCAAGCGATTCACAATTCTTCCTCAATCTTGATCATTGGTTGGCTCAAATGCGCCGAGAAGCACCTGTGTTCTACAGTACAGAGCATCAATGTTGGATGGTATTTCGCTATGATGATGTGTCACGGGTGTTAAGCGAATGGAAAAACTTTTCCTCCCAATTGCCACAACTTCACGAACGAGAAGATTTCAGTCAATCTCTAGCTACAACAGATCCACCTAAACATCAATCTCTGCGCTCAATCGTCCAAAAGGTCTTCACCACAAATCAAGTTGAAGCATTAGCCCCGCGGATTACTGAACTTACTTACGAGTTGTTGGGGCAAATGAAGCAACACAAACAAGTCGATTTAGTAAATACTTTCGCTACTCCCTTACCAGTCATTGTAATTGCAGAAATTCTTGGTATACCTGTTGAAGATCGGGAAGACTTCAAACGCTGGTCAGATGGGATTATTGCCGGAAGTCAAACTGCTATTAAAGATATGGCTGATTATTTTCGGCAATTACTCAAAGAACGCCAACAGCATCCCAGCAAAGACTTGATCAGTGACTTAATTGCAGCTTACGCAGAAGGAGAAAAGTTAACAGCACAGGAACTAGTTGATTTTTGTATGATTCTTTTGCTAGCTGGTAATGAAACTACCACTAACTTAATTACCAATACTATTTGGTCTCTGCATGAGTATCCTGATGAAAACCGACGGTTACGAAATGACTTGTCTTTATTACCAACTGCAATTGAAGAAGTACTGCGTTATCACTCCCCGATTACTTACTTACAAAGATATACCAAAGTAGAAACCCAAATTGGAGACCAGATCATTCCTCCAGGAAAACTTGTGTGGGCGTGGATCAGTTCTGCCAACCGAGATGAACTTCAGTTTGAGAATAGCGATCGCTTGATCATTGATCGAGAACCAAATAAACATCTTGCCTTTGGTTATGGTATTCATTTTTGTTTGGGCGCACCTTTAGCTCGACTAGAAGCCAAGATTGCACTTAAGGCTTTGCTAGAAGAATTTCCAAATCTCCAGGTTGACGCAACCCAGCCTCTAAAACCAATTTCCACCCTGTTGGTACATGGTTTAGAAACCTTGAATGTTTTGTTATAGAAAATAGCTAACTACGAGATCCCTGACTTGTGGAAAAAAGCAGGGATCTGCCCCAGAGTCTTCAACAGAGATACCACCGAAGTATTATTTCTTTTGAGGTTTAACTTTTGTCCTGCAAAACCTTCTATATTAGCGATCGCATCCCCGTATAACCTTGATAATTCTGGATTTATCAATAACTTATGAAAAAATTGCTGAAATACCTGAGTTTAGGGCTGTTATCCACAGTTTTATCAGCTACTCCTAGCTGGGGAGCCGAGCGCATTAGCTTCTTTTATCCTCCTTTTGGAGAATTTTCTTTATCTACGGATGCCCTAGAAACATTTGCCAAAGAAGGTAAAATTACTGGAGAATTAGATACTTATGCTCAACGTGCTACACCGCAGCAACTGGCGCAACTACGAGAACTACTACAACAGCGATTTAGTGCCACACCTACTTTAGTATCACAGTTCACTTACTCACCTATAGGAGAACAAGTAGTACAACGTTTAGGAGAATTAATTCTCACAGAATCTCGTCAAAATGGTTTTTACGCCTTGCGGGCTGCGTTTATTTTAGCGGCGGCCGACTCTCAAGAGGGTTTAACTGTTGTCAACATTATACGTAAATTTCCTTCGCCAACTATTAAATTAAATTTTGAGGAAGGAATCAAGATAGTCAATAATTTATCAGAATTACTTAAAGACAGAGATGCCGCTGTGGCATTTTTGCAAAAACAAGCGATCGCCCAAACCAGCAACGCAAACATAGATTTTTCACAAAAGCCAGATTTGCGCCAACCAGGAAAATTAGGGGTTCAAAAACTTTACTTTGAGTTAAATGATGCTAAACGCGATCGTCGTCTACCAGTAGATGTTTACCTACCAGAAACCACAGCCTCAACTTCCTTTCCTTTAATTGTGATTTCTCATGGTTTAGCTTCAGACCGCTATGCTTTAGCTTATTTGGCGCAACATTTGGTTTCCTATGGTTTTGCCGTAGCCGTATTAGAACATCCTGGTAGTAATGCCCAACGCTTTCAAAAATACTTTGCTGGTTTAGCAGGGCCACCACAACCTAGAGAATTTATTGACAGACCTTTGGATGTCAAGTTTGTCCTTGATGAACTCCAACGTTTAGAAACATTCAATCCTAGTCTCAAAGGGAAACTCAACTTTCAACAAGTCGGACTGATTGGGCATTCATTTGGTGGCTACACAGTTTTAACTTTAGCAGGAGCAAAACTAAACTTTGCCCAGTTAAGTCGAGATTGTTATCCCAATAGATCCTTGAATTTATCTCTATTGTTGCAATGCCAAGCAGCTGAGTTGCCACCAACAGATTATGCACTACAAGATCCGCGGATTAAGGCTGTCATGGCTATTAATCCCATTAACAGTTCTGTCTTGGGTGAAAGTGGTATCAGTCAAATCAAAGTTCCCGTGATGTTAGTCACAGGCAGTCAAGATATTTTCGCCCCCGCAATCCCAGAACAAATTCGCCCCTTTACTTGGCTGGCTGAACCTAACAAATATCTAGTGTTAATTGAGAACGCTACCCATTTTTCCGCTTTACAAGAGTCAAC encodes:
- a CDS encoding alpha/beta hydrolase; protein product: MKKLLKYLSLGLLSTVLSATPSWGAERISFFYPPFGEFSLSTDALETFAKEGKITGELDTYAQRATPQQLAQLRELLQQRFSATPTLVSQFTYSPIGEQVVQRLGELILTESRQNGFYALRAAFILAAADSQEGLTVVNIIRKFPSPTIKLNFEEGIKIVNNLSELLKDRDAAVAFLQKQAIAQTSNANIDFSQKPDLRQPGKLGVQKLYFELNDAKRDRRLPVDVYLPETTASTSFPLIVISHGLASDRYALAYLAQHLVSYGFAVAVLEHPGSNAQRFQKYFAGLAGPPQPREFIDRPLDVKFVLDELQRLETFNPSLKGKLNFQQVGLIGHSFGGYTVLTLAGAKLNFAQLSRDCYPNRSLNLSLLLQCQAAELPPTDYALQDPRIKAVMAINPINSSVLGESGISQIKVPVMLVTGSQDIFAPAIPEQIRPFTWLAEPNKYLVLIENATHFSALQESTPENNVLPVPSGLLGPDPAPVYSYLKALSVAFMETNLLNNAEYSTYLQPSYTQYLSQAPLNMTLLSSLSTEQLAQALKNGTNKKSK
- a CDS encoding cytochrome P450, producing MNSVLHLQASDSQFFLNLDHWLAQMRREAPVFYSTEHQCWMVFRYDDVSRVLSEWKNFSSQLPQLHEREDFSQSLATTDPPKHQSLRSIVQKVFTTNQVEALAPRITELTYELLGQMKQHKQVDLVNTFATPLPVIVIAEILGIPVEDREDFKRWSDGIIAGSQTAIKDMADYFRQLLKERQQHPSKDLISDLIAAYAEGEKLTAQELVDFCMILLLAGNETTTNLITNTIWSLHEYPDENRRLRNDLSLLPTAIEEVLRYHSPITYLQRYTKVETQIGDQIIPPGKLVWAWISSANRDELQFENSDRLIIDREPNKHLAFGYGIHFCLGAPLARLEAKIALKALLEEFPNLQVDATQPLKPISTLLVHGLETLNVLL